Proteins encoded together in one Lachnospiraceae bacterium JLR.KK008 window:
- a CDS encoding NAD(+) synthase, which translates to MIHGFVKAAAVTPKIKVADPEYNRKVICEGMEKARKEGAKLIVFPELCLTGYTCGDLFLQDRLLQEARRQLQAVIESTRGCDALVFVGVPLEKAGKLYNAAAVMTDGRLLAVIPKRNIPAYGEFYETRHFTPGNRQAEDYLWEGSQVPFGTDILFRADGMPELVVGCEICEDLWAVDTPGTSHAVAGAKVLVNLSASDETIGKDAYRKMLVKSCSARLVAGYVYCSAGEGESTQDIVFGGHNMIVENGTILAETKKFSCEILYSELDISRLCFERRRMNTFPAAETEGYRIVPFRLQQEQTQLSRTFYHKPFVPSVQAEREKRCEEILSIQSYGLKKRYEHTGCKTAVIGVSGGLDSTLALLVTVRTFDLLSLDRKGIVAVTMPCFGTTGRTYDNACKLARTLGLTLEEVDIKEAVRTHFRDIGQEEEEHDVTYENSQARERTQVLMDIANRQGGLVIGTGDLSELALGWATYNGDHMSMYGVNAGIPKTLVRHLVQYYADTCGEPELRAVLGDVLDTPVSPELLPPVEGKISQKTEDLVGPYELHDFFLYYMLRFGFSPGKIYRIACEAFADLYEQADILKWLRIFYRRFFAQQFKRSCLPDGPKVGSVAVSPRGDLRMPSDACMTAWSRELDSL; encoded by the coding sequence ATGATACATGGTTTTGTGAAAGCAGCGGCAGTAACGCCGAAGATCAAAGTGGCAGACCCGGAATATAACAGGAAGGTGATCTGCGAAGGGATGGAAAAGGCGCGGAAAGAGGGAGCAAAGCTGATTGTATTTCCGGAGCTCTGTCTCACAGGATATACATGCGGCGACCTGTTTTTACAGGACCGGCTGTTACAGGAGGCGAGACGTCAGCTTCAGGCGGTCATCGAGAGCACACGCGGCTGTGACGCGCTTGTCTTTGTCGGCGTTCCTCTTGAGAAAGCGGGTAAGCTGTACAATGCGGCGGCAGTGATGACGGACGGAAGGCTGCTTGCCGTCATTCCCAAGCGCAATATCCCTGCGTACGGAGAGTTTTATGAGACGAGACATTTCACACCGGGGAACAGACAGGCGGAGGACTATCTGTGGGAAGGGAGCCAGGTTCCTTTCGGGACGGATATTCTCTTTCGTGCGGATGGGATGCCGGAGCTTGTAGTCGGTTGTGAAATCTGTGAGGACTTGTGGGCGGTCGACACGCCGGGTACCTCACACGCGGTGGCAGGGGCAAAAGTGCTGGTCAATCTCTCTGCTTCCGACGAGACGATCGGAAAAGACGCTTACAGGAAGATGCTTGTGAAATCGTGCAGCGCCAGACTGGTGGCGGGCTATGTCTATTGCAGCGCCGGAGAGGGAGAATCGACGCAGGATATTGTCTTTGGCGGTCACAATATGATTGTGGAAAATGGCACAATTCTCGCGGAGACGAAAAAGTTTTCCTGTGAGATCTTGTACAGTGAACTGGACATCAGCCGTCTTTGTTTTGAACGCCGGCGGATGAACACGTTCCCGGCGGCAGAGACGGAAGGGTATCGCATTGTGCCGTTTCGTTTGCAACAAGAGCAGACGCAGCTTTCACGAACCTTTTATCATAAGCCTTTTGTGCCTTCCGTGCAGGCGGAGAGAGAGAAGCGGTGTGAAGAGATTTTATCCATTCAGTCTTATGGATTAAAGAAGCGGTATGAGCATACGGGCTGTAAGACGGCGGTAATCGGTGTCTCCGGAGGGCTGGATTCCACACTTGCCCTGCTTGTGACAGTGCGGACATTTGATCTGCTCTCTCTTGACCGCAAGGGGATCGTCGCGGTCACGATGCCCTGTTTTGGCACGACCGGCAGGACATACGACAATGCCTGCAAGCTGGCGCGGACGCTCGGTCTGACGCTCGAGGAAGTGGACATCAAAGAGGCAGTCCGCACCCATTTCAGAGACATCGGCCAGGAGGAAGAGGAACATGATGTGACGTATGAGAACAGCCAGGCAAGGGAGCGGACGCAGGTGTTGATGGACATTGCCAACAGACAGGGCGGTCTTGTGATCGGTACCGGCGATCTGTCGGAGCTTGCCCTTGGATGGGCGACTTACAATGGCGATCATATGTCGATGTACGGTGTCAATGCGGGCATCCCGAAGACACTTGTGCGTCACCTTGTACAATATTATGCGGATACATGTGGAGAGCCTGAGCTGAGAGCGGTGCTCGGAGATGTGCTGGATACGCCGGTGAGCCCGGAACTCCTGCCTCCCGTGGAAGGAAAGATCTCACAGAAGACAGAAGATCTGGTGGGGCCTTATGAGCTGCATGATTTTTTCCTGTATTATATGCTGCGCTTTGGTTTTTCTCCCGGAAAGATATACCGGATTGCCTGTGAGGCGTTTGCCGATCTGTACGAACAGGCGGACATTCTCAAGTGGCTGCGTATTTTTTACCGCAGATTCTTTGCCCAGCAGTTCAAACGGTCCTGTCTTCCGGACGGCCCGAAGGTCGGCAGTGTGGCGGTGTCTCCCCGGGGAGATCTGCGGATGCCGTCCGATGCGTGTATGACGGCATGGAGCAGAGAGCTTGACAGCCTGTGA